The Thermocrinis ruber genomic sequence GAAAGGCAGCCTCTATATCAAAGAGCAAAAGGAGTAGTCCCAAAAGGTAATAGCCCTGATGAAAGGTTGCCTGTGCGGATTTATCATAAAGAGGCACACCACATTCGTAAGGATAGTCCTTTAGGGCTGATGGAGCCTTTGGTCCAAGCAAGTAGTTTAGAAAGACCATAAGCAGGGCAATACCAAGCATAACAAAAGCAAGGATTAAAAAGCCCAAGTAGTCCATTTCCTTTACCTCCTAAAGAGCATCTCTGAAGTAGGGCTAATGTAATTCCAAAGGAGCATAGGAAGTATGCCAAGAATCAGCAAAGACGCTGCCATCAGAATCATGGACGCCTTTTCAAAACCTGTAGGATTTGCAATCACTCGCCTTTCTCTCTCCTTCATAAACATGAGCACGATCAACCTTAAATAGTACCCTGTGGATACACCTATTCCAACGATCATCAAAATACCGATCCACCACAGCTTACCGTAAGCCAAAGACATAAAAACCAAAGCCTTTGCCAAAAAGCCCACCGTGGGAGGAACACCAAGGAGTGATAAAAGGGCTATGGCAAAAACCCATGCCATAAAATTCTGCGAATACTTTAGTCCGTCAAAGTCCTCCAACTTGTTTTCCCAACTTCCGCTACGCTCCAAAACTGCCAGAACCAAAAAGCCAAGCATACCCATTATGGAGTATGCCAAAAGAAAGTAAATAACCGCCTTTAATCCTATGGCACTGGCTACAGACACACCTGCCAAAATGTAGCCCGAGTGGGCTATGGAAGAGTAGGCAAGCATCCTTTTTACATCCTTCTGAACAAGTGCTACAAAGTTTCCGTAAAGGAAGGTAATTACCGCCAAGGTTCCAACTACTAAAACCCAAGTGTTATGAAAACCCTCCTGAACCAAGGGCATTACCCTTATCACCGGTGCAAAGAAGGCTATTTTGCCCACGCTGGACATGTAGGCGGTTATGGGTGTGGGCGCACCTTGGTAGGCGTCCGGTAGCCAAAAATGAAAAGGTACAACCCCTATCTTTATAGCCAGGCCAAAGAGAAAAAATACCAAGCCCAGAATAAGAAAGCCCTTGTCCGGTGCATTGAAGTGAAGAACATGCCTTAAATCAAAGGAGCCGGCATATATGTATAAGAAAACAGCACCATAGGACGCCAAGGCTATGGCAAGCCCACCCAATATTAGGTATTTGAACGCACCCTCCTTTGAGGTAAAGTCCCTCCTTTGCAGGGCTGTAAGGATATAAAAGGACACAGAAACCGCCTCAAGGGCTATGTATATCAGAAGCAGGTTATAAGAACTGGCAAGGACCATACCACCAAAAAGGGAGAAAGCCAGAAGGTAATAAAACTCTCCATATAGGGACCTTTTAAACCTCTGATACTGAAGGGTAAAGGCAAGAAGTATTATGGTAAGCAGTATCATAAAAAACTGAAGCAAAGAGGAAAAACTATCCCTGATATAGAGCCCGTAAAAGGTCTCTCCTGTGAGGTCAAAGTTAAAGACCAGATAGAGCAGTGCCAAGGTGTAGCCTATCACACTAACGCTTATTGCCAAAGTATGGGAGAGCCTTTTGTATATAAGGTCAAGGCTAAAGAGCAAAAAGCCCGTGATCAGAACTATCAGCTCTGGAACAAAGAGGGCAAGCTTTGGAATTTCAATCTGGATTAGATCCTTTAGTTCCATAAGCCACCCCCTAAGCTTTTTAATACCATCCTAAGAAGAAGGTCAATGTGGGCGTCAAAGAAGGCAAAGAAGAGGAAAGGTAGAAGCCCCACCATAAGCATGGGCACCACCACCAACAGGAAGGCAACCAACTTAAACCCCCTGACATCCGTAAAATGGACAAGCCTACCCTCTTCTTTAACATCCAAGTATAAGGTTTTTAACAGATAAAGCATATAAAGGACGCTGAAGAAGGCACCAGCAAGGACAAGGAGTGCCAATTGCAAGGTGTATTCCCTTGCACCCATTATGGTCAAAAACTTACCCCAAAAGGAAGAACCACCCGGAAGACCCATAGAAGAAAAGCCCGTTATGGCAGTAAGAACCGCAAACACTGGCATAAACCTTATGGAACCCCTCAGTGCCTGCATGTTAAAACTGTGCAGTCTGTTGTATATAAAACCTGCCATCATAAACAAAGAGGCAGAGGTAAGTCCGTGGGCAAACATCTCCATTATGCTCGCCCTAAGACCTTCCTTGTTGAGTAAAAACATACCCGCCACCACAAAGCCCATGTGGCTAACAGAAGAGTATGCAACAAAACGCTTAACATTGCTCTGGCTTATGGTGAACCAAGAGGCAAAGATTATGGTGGCTATGCCCCAAAGCACAAGGACAGGCATCAAAAAGACCGCAACCTCTGGGAAAAGCCCAATGTTAAACCTTAGAAGGGCATAAGTACCCATCTTTAAGAGGATCGCCGCCAGCACCACAGAACCAGCGGTGGGAGCCTCACCGTGGGCATCGGGAAGCCACGTATGAAAGGGCACTATGGGCGTCTTTACCGCAAAGGCAATAAAGAAGAGAAGGAAAAGGAAAAGTCCAAAAGCTAAGCTATACTGGTTTTGCAGGAGGTCAAAGTAGGAAAAGGAGAATTTACCAAACTGTCTATAATGCTCCACCGCAATGCTTACTATCCCCAGAAGGAAAAACAAAGAAGAGACAAAGATATAAACAAAGAACTTGTAGGCAGAGTATAGCCTTAGCTTGTAGCCCCATATGCCTATAACAAAGAACATGGGCACAAGGGTAAGCTCATAAAAGACATAAAAGACGAGCAAGTCCCAGCTGGTGAATACACCCACGAGGGAGCTCTCAGAGAGCAAAAACCAGGTGTAGTACTCCTTCAGCCGGTGGTTTATCTGATGGTCCCTTATAGACCAGCATATAGCTACAAAGGAAACCAGGGTAGTAAGAATATACATAAGGTAGGAAAGTCCATCTGCACCAAAGGAGAGACTTAGCTTCAGCTCCTCAATTAGGGTAATGCTTTGGTAAAACTGAACCTTTTGGGCTTGAGAAAAGTCAAAGTAAAGGAGAGAAACCAAAGAGAGAACAAAGACCGCACCCGAAAAGACAAGGGCAATCCACTTGGCAAATTTTTCCTCAAGAAGAACAATGAGCACTATGCCCAGCAGAGGCAGGACTATACTCAAAGGAATGAAGGGAAAAACCGCAGGCACAAGCTCCATGGCTCACCTCATAAAGTAAATGATTATTCCCAGCAAAACAACCAATCCAAAGAGCAAAAAGGCTACATAGTTGTTTAGAAGACCAGTTTGTATTAGGCTTGCTTTTCTCCCAAACCTAAAGGAAAACTTGGCAACCCCATTAACAAAAAGGTCCACCGTGTATATGTCCAGCTTAATCCACAGAAACTTGACCACTTTAAAGTAAAGAAAGTTCAAAAGATTTATGAAACCATCTATTAAGAACCTATCACCCACCAAGAAAAGACCCCTTGAGAGTTCCATATAGCCCTTTGCAAATCCCTTGTGATACAACCTTTCTGTAAAGAACTGTTCTTTGAAGGTGGTATGAACAGGCTTTAAAGACTGATACAGCTTTTCTGGGTCCAAAACTCTCTTGACAAACACCAAATACGCTAAACCTATTCCCAAAAGGGCTATTACCACCGAACTTATGGCTATGTTTAAATGCATCTCCTTGTGATCCTTTAACGCACTCATATACCAACCTTCAAAAAAGCCCACTACCGCTGAACCTATGGCTAACACCACCATGGGCACAAGCATAACAGAAGGTGCCTCATGTGGTTCCTCCTCAAAGTGTTCCTTGTGCCTCTCTGGTCCGTAAAACATCACAAACCCTTCCCTGAATATGTAGTAAGCGGTCAAAAAGCTTACAAAGCTTACAAACACTCCCAAACCAAAAGACGCCTCGTAGCTACTGGCTATTATCAGGTCCTTGCTCCAAAATCCCGCAAAGGGAAATATGCCCGCTAATGCCAACGCCCCCACAAAGAAGGTAGCATAAGTTATGGGCATGTGCTTTCTTAGCCCTCCCACTTCATATATGTCACGGGCATGGTGGTGAAAGGCGTGGATTATAGAACCCGCCGACAAAAACAGCAGTGCCTTGAAAAAGGCGTGAGTAGTTAAATGAAACATGGCAGAACTCATGTCCCCTATGCCCAAGGCTAAAAACATCAGACCCAGTTGACTCATGGTGGAGAAGGCTATGATCTTCTTTATGTCTGTGTGGGAGGTGGCCGCCAGCGAAGCAAACAGCGCAGTAATTCCTCCAATGAGGGCTACCACCTTCAAACTCTGCGGTGCAGACTCAAACACAGGATATAGCCTTGCTCCCATGTACACGCCAGCTGCTACCATCGTGGAAGAGTGCAAAAGGGCTGACACGGGTGTGGGACCTGCCATGGCGTTTGGTAGCCATGTGTGAAGTGGAACCTGTCCTGACTTTCCTACCGCACCCCCAAAGAGTAGTAAAACCGCAAGCCCAAGCAAGTTAGGGTCTATTTCTTTGACCTTGGAGAATATCTCCAAAAGGTTTAAACTTCCAAAGAGGTAAAAGATGGAGAATATGCCAAAAAGGAATAGCCAGTCTCCTATGCGGTTCATAACGAAGGCTTCAAAGGCAGAGTTTGTGGCGTATTTTTGCTGGTGGAAGTAGCCGATCAAAAGGTAAGATGCCAAGCCCACACCTTCCCAACCGAAGAACATACCAAGCAGGTTATCCGACAGCACTATGAGTAGCATAGAGAAGAGGAATAAAGAAAGGTATGCGTAGAATTTGTAGGTCCATTGTCCAAAAAGATTTTCCATGTATCCTATGGAGTAGATGAATATCAGGGTTGATATAAGACATACGAGGGAAGTAGTAATGGCAGAGAGCGGGTCAAAGTAGAGACCGAGGGTGAGGGTGTAAGAGCCAAGGCTTATAAAGTCGTAGAGTTTGACAGAAAAGGGAGAATTCAAAGCTTTCAAGAGGGCAGGGATTGAGAAGATGAATGAGAGGGTACTTCCCAAGACTGTTATTATAGCTGAAGGTAAATCTCCCAGCCTTCTGCCAAAAAGTCCTATCAGCAAAAAGGCAAGAAGTGGGAATAAAATAATTAACAACGCGTCCATATCAGTCCCTTAGTTGGGTTATTTCAGAGGAACCTTCATAGCCCCTCAGGCGGAATATGGCCACCACCAAGCCCAAACCTATCGCCACCTCCGCTGCAGCTACGGTGAGCACAAAGAGGGCAAAAACCTGCCCCTCTACACCACCCACCATTTTGTCCATACTAACAAGCCCTAAATTCACACCGTTTAGCATTAGCTCCGTGCTCACCAAAAGGGTTATAAGGTTTTTCCTTATGATAACACCAAAAAGCCCACAGAGGAATAAAAAAATGCTTATAAGAATATAAGCAATCTCTATTTTCACTCCTCTTTCCTCCCGAGA encodes the following:
- a CDS encoding NADH-quinone oxidoreductase subunit A, with amino-acid sequence MDYLGFLILAFVMLGIALLMVFLNYLLGPKAPSALKDYPYECGVPLYDKSAQATFHQGYYLLGLLLLLFDIEAAFLFPWTVVYRYLGVFGFVEMFLFIFILTYGLLYAWRKGALDWQFEEEYID
- a CDS encoding NADH-quinone oxidoreductase subunit N codes for the protein MELKDLIQIEIPKLALFVPELIVLITGFLLFSLDLIYKRLSHTLAISVSVIGYTLALLYLVFNFDLTGETFYGLYIRDSFSSLLQFFMILLTIILLAFTLQYQRFKRSLYGEFYYLLAFSLFGGMVLASSYNLLLIYIALEAVSVSFYILTALQRRDFTSKEGAFKYLILGGLAIALASYGAVFLYIYAGSFDLRHVLHFNAPDKGFLILGLVFFLFGLAIKIGVVPFHFWLPDAYQGAPTPITAYMSSVGKIAFFAPVIRVMPLVQEGFHNTWVLVVGTLAVITFLYGNFVALVQKDVKRMLAYSSIAHSGYILAGVSVASAIGLKAVIYFLLAYSIMGMLGFLVLAVLERSGSWENKLEDFDGLKYSQNFMAWVFAIALLSLLGVPPTVGFLAKALVFMSLAYGKLWWIGILMIVGIGVSTGYYLRLIVLMFMKERERRVIANPTGFEKASMILMAASLLILGILPMLLWNYISPTSEMLFRR
- a CDS encoding complex I subunit 4 family protein, coding for MELVPAVFPFIPLSIVLPLLGIVLIVLLEEKFAKWIALVFSGAVFVLSLVSLLYFDFSQAQKVQFYQSITLIEELKLSLSFGADGLSYLMYILTTLVSFVAICWSIRDHQINHRLKEYYTWFLLSESSLVGVFTSWDLLVFYVFYELTLVPMFFVIGIWGYKLRLYSAYKFFVYIFVSSLFFLLGIVSIAVEHYRQFGKFSFSYFDLLQNQYSLAFGLFLFLLFFIAFAVKTPIVPFHTWLPDAHGEAPTAGSVVLAAILLKMGTYALLRFNIGLFPEVAVFLMPVLVLWGIATIIFASWFTISQSNVKRFVAYSSVSHMGFVVAGMFLLNKEGLRASIMEMFAHGLTSASLFMMAGFIYNRLHSFNMQALRGSIRFMPVFAVLTAITGFSSMGLPGGSSFWGKFLTIMGAREYTLQLALLVLAGAFFSVLYMLYLLKTLYLDVKEEGRLVHFTDVRGFKLVAFLLVVVPMLMVGLLPFLFFAFFDAHIDLLLRMVLKSLGGGLWN
- the nuoL gene encoding NADH-quinone oxidoreductase subunit L, with translation MDALLIILFPLLAFLLIGLFGRRLGDLPSAIITVLGSTLSFIFSIPALLKALNSPFSVKLYDFISLGSYTLTLGLYFDPLSAITTSLVCLISTLIFIYSIGYMENLFGQWTYKFYAYLSLFLFSMLLIVLSDNLLGMFFGWEGVGLASYLLIGYFHQQKYATNSAFEAFVMNRIGDWLFLFGIFSIFYLFGSLNLLEIFSKVKEIDPNLLGLAVLLLFGGAVGKSGQVPLHTWLPNAMAGPTPVSALLHSSTMVAAGVYMGARLYPVFESAPQSLKVVALIGGITALFASLAATSHTDIKKIIAFSTMSQLGLMFLALGIGDMSSAMFHLTTHAFFKALLFLSAGSIIHAFHHHARDIYEVGGLRKHMPITYATFFVGALALAGIFPFAGFWSKDLIIASSYEASFGLGVFVSFVSFLTAYYIFREGFVMFYGPERHKEHFEEEPHEAPSVMLVPMVVLAIGSAVVGFFEGWYMSALKDHKEMHLNIAISSVVIALLGIGLAYLVFVKRVLDPEKLYQSLKPVHTTFKEQFFTERLYHKGFAKGYMELSRGLFLVGDRFLIDGFINLLNFLYFKVVKFLWIKLDIYTVDLFVNGVAKFSFRFGRKASLIQTGLLNNYVAFLLFGLVVLLGIIIYFMR
- the nuoK gene encoding NADH-quinone oxidoreductase subunit NuoK — encoded protein: MKIEIAYILISIFLFLCGLFGVIIRKNLITLLVSTELMLNGVNLGLVSMDKMVGGVEGQVFALFVLTVAAAEVAIGLGLVVAIFRLRGYEGSSEITQLRD